ACCGCTGTTGCAGGGCGAAGACACCGAGGCCCAGGCCGAGACCCGCGCCACGATGCGCTGGGTGATGGATCAGTGCCTGGTCCTGCTGCACCCGATCATGCCCTTCATCACCGAAGAGCTTTGGGGGCTGACCGCCGAGCGGGCCAAGATGCTGGTGCATGCCGACTGGCCCACCTACAAGGCCGCCGATCTGGTCGATGACGCCGCTGACCGCGAAATGAACTGGGTGATCTCGGTGATCGAGAACACCCGGTCCGCCCGCGCCCAGATGCGCGTGCCCGCTGGCCTCTATGTCCCTATGATCGTGACGGAAATCGACGATCACGGACAGGCCGCCTGGGACCGGAACGAGGCGCTGATCAAGCGTCTGGCGCGGATCGACAGCCTGACCAAGGCCGATGCGATGCCCAAGGGCTGCATCTCGATCGCCGCCCCCGGCGCGGCCTTTGGCCTGCCGCTGGCCGAGATCATCGACATCGGCGCCGAAAAGGACCGGCTGGAAAAGGCCAAGGGCAAGCTGGCCAAGGAGCTGGGCGGCCTGCGCGGACGTCTCAACAACCCCAAATTCGTGGAATCTGCTCCCGACGAGGTGGTTGAAGAGGCGCGCGAGAACCTTGCCGCCCGCGAAGAGGAAGAGGCGCGGCTGAACGAGGCGCTGGCGCGGCTGGCCGAACTCGGCTGATCCTGTCTCGGTGCCACAAGTGGCCATGAATACCCCCATCGGTGTCGCCACCGGTGGGGGTTTTTGTTATGCTGCCCGCATGCTGAACACATTGCGCAGCCTGATCGAACGCCAGATCCTCAAGGCCCGGGCCGAGGGCAAGCTCTCGGGTCTTGAGGGCGAGGGCAAACCCCTGCCCGACCGCAGCCAGGAGGCCTTGAGCGACCCGGCTGTTGCGGCCGGTTTCCGGATCATGGCGCAGGCCGGTGTGATCCCCGAGGAGTTCTCTGTGAAAAAGCAGCTCGATGACGCACGCGCGGCCTTTGCCCAGCTGAGCGACCCGGCAGAGCGCAAAGCGGCCATGGCACGGATCGCCGATCTCGAGATGCGCTACAACATGGCGCGTGACGCACGGCGCGCCTTTCTGAAATAGGATCACGCAAGTCGGAGTTATCCATGTATGATCGTCCGCAAGGGTGTAGGGCACTCAACGGGGGATCGGATCATGGAGCGTCGTCTCTGCGCCATTCTGGCCGCCGACATGGCAGGCTACAGCCGCCTGATGGAGCGCAACGAAACAGATGTTCTGAACCGTCAAAAGCTCTATCGGCGCGAGCTGATCGACCCGGCCATCGCGCAGGCCGGCGGCCAGATCGTCAAGACCACTGGCGACGGCATGCTGGCGCGCTTCGATACCGCGCAGGCAGCGTTGCGCTGCGCCCTGGAGATCCAACAGGCGATGCAGCAGCGCGAGGAGGATACCCCCCGTAAGGAGCGCATCCAGTATCGTATCGGTATCAACATCGGCGATATCGTCCTGGAAGACGGGGATATATTCGGCGACGCGGTCAATGTCGCCGCCCGGCTGGAAGCGATTTCCGAACCCGGCGCGATCTGCGTCTCGGATATCGTGCACCAGATAACCCAGGACCGTGTATCGGAGCCGTTCACCGATCTCGGCCTGCAAAAGGTCAAGAACATCACCCGCCCGATCCGGGTCTGGCAATGGGTGCCCGATGCCGACCGGGACCAGAGCCACGACCCGCAGCCCTCTCATGTCCAGCATGTCTCGTTCTGTATCGCAGGGGACGGCACGCAACTCGCCTGGGCCCGGGTCGGCAAGGGCCCAAGCGTCCTCAAGGCGCCGAACTGGCTCAACCATCTCGATTATGAATGGCGCAGCCCGCTCTGGGGGCCATTCCTGGAACAGATGTCACAGCGCTGCGATCTTGTCCGCTTCGATCAGCGCGGCAACGGGCTGTCGGACCGGGACCCTCACGAGATTTCCGAGGATGCGATGATCTCGGACATGCGCAGCATCGTCCAGGCGGCCGGACTGGACCGTTTCCTGTTGTTCGGCATTTCGCAAGGCTGCGCCTTTTCGGTCCGCTATGCCGCCGAAAACCCGGACAAGGTCGCGGGCCTGATCCTTGTCTCCGGCTATCTTCGCGGCTCGCTCAAACGCGGCTCGCCCGAGCAAGCGGCGATATCCGAGGCGACCAATGTCCTGATCCGCGAGGGTTGGGGCTCACCCAACCCGGCTTATCGGCACCTGTTCACCGAAAGCATGATGCCCGATGCCACCGAAGCGCAGAAAGCGGTCTTTGACGAATTGCAGCGCGTCTCGTGCTCGCCCGAGGTGGCAGCCCGGATCAACACGATGAACGCCACTGTCGATGTTTCGGGGTTTGCACCCCGCATCCGGGTACCGACGCTGGTGCTGCATTCCGAGGGAGACCGCCGCGTGCCTGTCGCCGAGGGGCGCCGGATGGCGGCAATGATCCCCGGCGCGCGCTTTGTCACCCTGCCCGGAAACAACCATGCGCTCATCGATAACTCACCCGCGTTGGACCTGTTCCTTTCAGAATTCTCGTCGTTTCTGGCAGAGATTGTCGAAAGCTGAGACAGAAGACTGGCGGATATCATCGCCACATCGCTCATAGTGAGCCTGCACACTTGCAGATCGCAACCGATGAGAACGGCCCATATTTTGAAGCTCAGCCCAATTCCTGAAAGGAATTGCTACAAATCCTCGGCGAGGATTTGTCTTCAGACTTTCGTGAAAGTCTGAGCCCGCTACTTGAAGACCGGTGCGCGCCCCTGCATCTGGGCGGCGATCACTTCCATCTGATCCGGCTTGCCGATCAGCTGCGCCTGTTCCTGCGATTCCGCCAGCAATACCTCTTCTCGGCTCATGGCTTCGGCCTGATCGATCAGACGCTTGGCCGAACGGATGGCCGAGGGGCTTTTGCCCGCGATCTCTTGCGCCAGCGCTGTGGCCTCGGCCAGTGGATCGTCGGCCAGGTCGGTCACCAGCCCCCATTCAGCGGCCTTTTCGGCACCGATCGGGCGGGCAGTATAGGTCAGCAGGCGCAGCACATCCGAGCGCACCAGCTGCGGCAGCAGCACCATGCCCCCCATATCCGGGATCAGGCCCCATTTCATTTCCAGCACCGACAGGCGAGTATCGGGGGCGGCGATGCGGATATCGGCGCCCAGGGCGATCTGCAAACCACCGCCGTAAACCGCGCCATGCAGCGCCGCGATTACCGGTACCGGCACCCGGCGCCAGACCATCGCCACCTCCTGGAAATCGTTGGTGTCGCCATGGCTGCGCGGCATCAGCATCTCGACCGGGTCTTGCCCGGCAAAGGCCGCGAAATTCGCCACATCAAGCCCCGCGCAGAAGCTTTTGCCCTCGCCCGACAGCACCACCGCACGCGCATCCGAGGCCGCAACCTCTTGTCCCGCCGCGATAATTGCCTGAAACATCGCCTGATCCAGCGCATTCATCTTGTCTCCCCGGGTCAGGGTGACAAATGCGACATGGTCCTTGTATTCGACGGATACGCGCGCCATCGGGGCCTCCATTCCTGTTTCGCAACAGACTGCCCGCTCTCGCTCCGTCACGCCAGCCCGACGTGGGGGCAGATCAGCGAAGGTCGGCCGAGTCCATGCGGGCAAAACCGGGGCTGTCGAGCGTCATGACATAGAACCGCGCGCCCACCTGCTTGCCGCCGGTGGTGATGCCCAGCCGGCCATCCGGGTCCTGCACCGTGCGCAGGATGCGCCCCGTGCCGTCGAACTGGATCAGCATGCCGCGATGGATCGGCGCGGGCCGCACCTTGGGGCCAAGCCGCCAGACCACCTTGCGCAGGAAGGGATAGGGCATCAGCGCCTCGGCGGGCACCCGCGGGCTGGCGAAGGCCAGCCAATAAGTGCCGTCGCCCTGCGCCTCGATGTTGTCGGGATAGCCCGGCAGGTTGTCGAGGAAAACCTCGCTCTGGCCCGCCTTGTCTCCCGTCAGCCACAGCCGGTGCACGCGTGCGCGCCCGGTCTCGTTGATCAGCAGGAAATCCTCGTCCGGCGACAGGGCAACACCGTTGGTATAGACGAAACCAGTCGCGATCTTCTCGACCCTGCCATCGGGGGTGCGCCGGGCGACATAGCCGGTATCGGACTGCTCCCAGACAGTCATGACCGAGGTGGGCTTGGTCCCGCCCAGCGTCCTGGGGTCGAACCGGTCGGTCGAGTTCGAGAAATAGATGGTGCCATCGCGCCCCAGATCCAGCTGGTTGGCATAGATCACCGGCGCGCCGTCGATCTGATCGACCACGGTCTCGACCTCGCCGGGCGCGGTCCAGCGCAGGATGCCCCGGAAACTGTCAGCGATGTAAAGCGCGCCATCCGGACCCGCCTTGAGGCCCAGCGGACGCCCGCCCAGCCGGTCGACCAGCTGTGGCACAGCGCCGTCGATGCGATAGAGATTGCCCGCCAGCGAGGTCGTATAGACCGTGCCGTCGGGCATCACGGCCAGATCCTCGGGGCCGATTTCACCATCGGGCAGGGTCACGAACTCGGCGCGGTCGAGCACCCGATTCTCGGCAAAATCGCCGGTAAATCCGGGGGTCTCGGGCGGGTGATAGGCCACTGGCGCCACCGGGATCGGCCAGAACAGAAGATAGCCAAACAGGGCAAGCAACAGGATCAGGACATAACGCATGGGCACCTCTGTGTTTTCGCGCGCACCATGCGAGGCGAGCGCGCCAAAGGCAAGTCTTGCCCGGCGCCCCGCCTTGCGCTTATGTGGCGCGCATGACCGGACCACGCTATACCCCGCTTGCCCAATCGCTGCCCGCCACCGTGCCCTTTGTCGGCCCCGAGACGCAGGAGCGTCAGCGCGGCGCGCCCTTTGCCGCGCGGCTGGGCGCGAACGAGAATATCTTTGGCCCCTCGCCCCGCGCCATCGAAGCGATGCAGCGTGCGGCGGCTGAAATCTGGATGTATGGCGACCCGGAAAACCACGACCTGCGCGCCGCACTGGCGACGCATCACGGGGTGCGCCCCGAGAATATCGTGGTGGGCGAAGGCATCGACGGGCTGTTGGGCTATCTGGTGCGTCTGATGGTGGGTCCGGGCGATGCGGTGGTCACCTCCGAAGGGGCCTATCCCACCTTCAACTATCACGTGGCGGGCTTTGGCGGGGTGCTGCACAAGGTGCCCTATGCGGGCGATCACGAGGATCCGCAGGCACTGTTCGCCAAGGCGGCTGAGGTGGGGGCCAAGCTGGTCTACCTTGCCAATCCCGACAACCCGATGGGCAGCTGGCTGACGGGCGCCGATATCGTGGCCGCGATGCAGGCGCTGCCCGAAGATACGCTGTTGGTGCTGGACGAGGCCTATGTGGAATGCGCGCCCGAATGCACCGCCGTTCAGGTGGATCTGGATGATCCGCGCCTGATCCGCATGCGCACCTTCTCCAAGGCCTATGGCATGGCGGGAGCACGGGTGGGCTATGCGCTTGGCGCGCCGGAGCTGATCGCCGCCTTCAACAAGGTACGCAATCATTTCGGCATGAACCGCGCAGCCCAGGCCGGGGCACTGGCGGCGCTGGCCGATGGTGGCTGGCTGACCCATGTGCAGGAACAGATCGCAGCCGCGCGCACCCGTCTGGGTGAAATCGCGCGCGAGAACGGGCTGACACCACTGCCCTCGGCCACCAATTTCGTGACCATCGACTGCGGCAGTGACGGCAACTTTGCAAAGTGCGTGCTGGATAACCTGGTTTCATCGGGCATTTTTGTGCGGATGCCCTTTGCCGAGCCGCAAAATCGCTGCATCCGGGTCAGCTGCGGACCCAAGGCCGATCTGGACGCCTTTGCCGCTGCCCTGCCCGGCGCCCTGGCGGCGGCGCGGAGCTGATCGCAACGGATTTACCTGACTTTTTGCCGGTATGGCCTAAAATGCGGATGATGGATGATCGCCGCATCGGGCGCGCGCCCGACTATACCGTCCCGGCCCTGGTGATGCTGGGGGTGAACCTGACCTGGATCCTGGTGCTGGTCTGGGCGCTTTGGGGGTTTGCCGCCGCATTGCTGCTGGCGGCACTCGTTCACCATGTCATCACCCGGCTTGCAACGCGGGCACGCTGAGCCGCACTCAGCCCGCCGCGAGGACCTCGGCCGCGGCCTCCAGGGCGCCTTTACCACAAGGCACATCCAGCGCGCGCAGCCCCGCCTCGACCCCGCCAAGCAGGCCCATCACCATCTGCCCGTTCAGATGCCCCATATGACCCAGGCGGAAGAACTTGTCATAGGCCGGGTCACCCGGCGCGGCCATGCCCAACCCGATGCCCAGCGTCAGGCCCAGATTGGTCTCGGTCCATTGGCGCAGCGCCGTGCCCTTGCCGCTGTCCAGCCGCAAGGCAGTCACCGCATGGCTGCGATGGGCCGGGTCGGCAACGTTCAGAACCAGATCGCCCCCCTCGGCCCAGACCGAACAGGCAGCCCAGATCGCCCGCGCCAGCACCGCGTGACGGGCCCAGACATGTTCGATCCCCTCGGCGTGGATCATGTCGAGCGCGGTGCGCAGCCCATAGAGATGATGCGTCGGCGCGGTGCCATCGAAATACTGGTAGAAATCGGTTGGGTTGGCGCGCGGCACCCAGTCCCAATAGCGCGAAACGCGTGGCATGGATGCCCGTTTTGCCGCCGCCCTTTCATTGAAGAAGACAAAACCCACCCCCGGAGGCACCATCAGCCCCTTTTGGCTGGCGGTGACCGTCACATCAACGCCCCAGCCATCCATCTCGAACACGTCGCACCCCAGCGAGGCGATGCAATCGGCCATCAGCAAAGCAGGATGTCCCAGCGCATCGAGAACCGCGCGCAGCCCGGCGATGTCATTGCGGATCGAGCTCGAGGTATCCACATGCACCGCC
The window above is part of the Ruegeria pomeroyi DSS-3 genome. Proteins encoded here:
- a CDS encoding alpha/beta fold hydrolase, encoding MERRLCAILAADMAGYSRLMERNETDVLNRQKLYRRELIDPAIAQAGGQIVKTTGDGMLARFDTAQAALRCALEIQQAMQQREEDTPRKERIQYRIGINIGDIVLEDGDIFGDAVNVAARLEAISEPGAICVSDIVHQITQDRVSEPFTDLGLQKVKNITRPIRVWQWVPDADRDQSHDPQPSHVQHVSFCIAGDGTQLAWARVGKGPSVLKAPNWLNHLDYEWRSPLWGPFLEQMSQRCDLVRFDQRGNGLSDRDPHEISEDAMISDMRSIVQAAGLDRFLLFGISQGCAFSVRYAAENPDKVAGLILVSGYLRGSLKRGSPEQAAISEATNVLIREGWGSPNPAYRHLFTESMMPDATEAQKAVFDELQRVSCSPEVAARINTMNATVDVSGFAPRIRVPTLVLHSEGDRRVPVAEGRRMAAMIPGARFVTLPGNNHALIDNSPALDLFLSEFSSFLAEIVES
- a CDS encoding DUF1992 domain-containing protein, yielding MLNTLRSLIERQILKARAEGKLSGLEGEGKPLPDRSQEALSDPAVAAGFRIMAQAGVIPEEFSVKKQLDDARAAFAQLSDPAERKAAMARIADLEMRYNMARDARRAFLK
- a CDS encoding SMP-30/gluconolactonase/LRE family protein → MRYVLILLLALFGYLLFWPIPVAPVAYHPPETPGFTGDFAENRVLDRAEFVTLPDGEIGPEDLAVMPDGTVYTTSLAGNLYRIDGAVPQLVDRLGGRPLGLKAGPDGALYIADSFRGILRWTAPGEVETVVDQIDGAPVIYANQLDLGRDGTIYFSNSTDRFDPRTLGGTKPTSVMTVWEQSDTGYVARRTPDGRVEKIATGFVYTNGVALSPDEDFLLINETGRARVHRLWLTGDKAGQSEVFLDNLPGYPDNIEAQGDGTYWLAFASPRVPAEALMPYPFLRKVVWRLGPKVRPAPIHRGMLIQFDGTGRILRTVQDPDGRLGITTGGKQVGARFYVMTLDSPGFARMDSADLR
- a CDS encoding pyridoxal phosphate-dependent aminotransferase, with product MTGPRYTPLAQSLPATVPFVGPETQERQRGAPFAARLGANENIFGPSPRAIEAMQRAAAEIWMYGDPENHDLRAALATHHGVRPENIVVGEGIDGLLGYLVRLMVGPGDAVVTSEGAYPTFNYHVAGFGGVLHKVPYAGDHEDPQALFAKAAEVGAKLVYLANPDNPMGSWLTGADIVAAMQALPEDTLLVLDEAYVECAPECTAVQVDLDDPRLIRMRTFSKAYGMAGARVGYALGAPELIAAFNKVRNHFGMNRAAQAGALAALADGGWLTHVQEQIAAARTRLGEIARENGLTPLPSATNFVTIDCGSDGNFAKCVLDNLVSSGIFVRMPFAEPQNRCIRVSCGPKADLDAFAAALPGALAAARS
- a CDS encoding crotonase/enoyl-CoA hydratase family protein gives rise to the protein MARVSVEYKDHVAFVTLTRGDKMNALDQAMFQAIIAAGQEVAASDARAVVLSGEGKSFCAGLDVANFAAFAGQDPVEMLMPRSHGDTNDFQEVAMVWRRVPVPVIAALHGAVYGGGLQIALGADIRIAAPDTRLSVLEMKWGLIPDMGGMVLLPQLVRSDVLRLLTYTARPIGAEKAAEWGLVTDLADDPLAEATALAQEIAGKSPSAIRSAKRLIDQAEAMSREEVLLAESQEQAQLIGKPDQMEVIAAQMQGRAPVFK
- a CDS encoding pyridoxal-phosphate-dependent aminotransferase family protein, which produces MTGNISLAQGRGYLAIPGPSVMPDAVLRAMHRAAPNIYAGELVDMMPGLMADLRRVVRTAHHATIYICNGHGAWEAALSNVIAPGEVVLVPASGRFAHGWAEMAEGLGAECQVIDFGKSAPWDMDRIAEALKADTAHRIKAVLAVHVDTSSSIRNDIAGLRAVLDALGHPALLMADCIASLGCDVFEMDGWGVDVTVTASQKGLMVPPGVGFVFFNERAAAKRASMPRVSRYWDWVPRANPTDFYQYFDGTAPTHHLYGLRTALDMIHAEGIEHVWARHAVLARAIWAACSVWAEGGDLVLNVADPAHRSHAVTALRLDSGKGTALRQWTETNLGLTLGIGLGMAAPGDPAYDKFFRLGHMGHLNGQMVMGLLGGVEAGLRALDVPCGKGALEAAAEVLAAG